Genomic window (Candidatus Scalindua japonica):
AATGGTTTTGTTAAAATCAATTAATGTACCGCTAGGGACTAAAGCAATTGATTTCTGTCTGAAGGGTATAGACGGAGAAACGCACTCACTTGCTGATTACGATGAGAAAGCAATTTTAGTAATTATTATTATGTGTAATCACTGCCCGTATGTTCAGGCCGTAGATGACAGGCTTGTGCAATTGCAGAAAAAATTTGCAGAAAAAAATGTCCAGTTTGTCGGAATCAATCCGAATGATGGTGTTAAGTACCCGGAAGATAATTTTGAAAACATGGTCAAAAGGGCGAAAGAAAAGGGATACAACTTCCCGTATTTAAGAGATGAGGACCAATCCGTAGCTAAAAAATATCAGGCTCAATGCACTCCCGACATATATGTTTACAATAAAGAGAGAGAACTATGCTATCACGGCCAGATAGACGACAATTGGCAGGAACCGGAAAAAGCAACATCTCACGATTTAAATGATGCAATTGAAGCACTACTGGAAGGCAATAAGCCATCGTCCAATCAATACCCGTCAATGGGATGTTCTATCAAATGGAAAGGGTGATTGACCAGTAGAGATATATCCAGTTTGTAGCGGGAAAATAACACCTGAATTGAGCATTTAAAAATAATATTTTCATTCCCGCCAGGATGAATCCTTTCGCCAACCCGACAATGAAATTCTGGCGGGGACGGGAAAACAAGAATCTGATAAATCGGGAATGTTATACTTCATAGCATTACAGGTATCAATGGGAACCGCTAATTTACTTTACTTCTAAACTATTAAGGAAGGAAATAGCATGAATAATATACCCGTACGGATAACAATAGAAGATGATCTTCATATTTGTCCTGAATGTGGGTACAAGGACGGCTTTCATACTTCATTTATACGGCAGACAAAAGAACAGTGTAAAATCATCCTGATATGTCCAAGCTGCCATGCCCGTTTTGATCCGGACTGGATGGTTTATGTATAAGATAAACAGATTCATTCTTTCTGAAAATCCAGCCTGGATAATATCTTTGTATCTATACCATATTCACGTTCCAGGATCTCCATATCCAGTTGGTAGATAAGCCAGTTTGTTATCTCGCCATCTTCCCCACGTATTTCATATGCTATCTCAAGCCCCTTTGCACCCATACGATGTTTTTTGTCAGCACGAAACAGGGTAAGGATTTTATAGGCCGCTTTCTCATCTCCCTTAAATTTGATACCGCTGTAGCTGGAGCCAATAATAGCCGCCGCCCTATCTCTTTTTTTTGAAGAGTATGCGCTTACCACTTTTTTATCGCGATTAAGGAGAGCAAGGCCGATAATTCCATAATGTTCCGGGTTCTCATTTTCAAAATAAATTTGCATCATGACATTAACAGCCGTAAAATTTCCTGTTGCAAGATATGCGGCTATGTCATTGGCTATATTCTGTGAGCTCTGGATAATACGGACCTCAAAGGTATCTTTCTTGTAATCAAGTATCCTGTTTCCTCTTGATAAATATGGGAAAGTAAAGAAAAGAGATATCATCGCTACACAGAAAAATAAGATGGAGGGGATTAACCATCTTCTCATCCGTTTATACTTTTTTTCAAGATCTTTGATATCGGTTACATCTCGACTGAGAAAAATAAAACCTTCCACATTGTGATGGCCGTCATAAAGGACGGTTGTACTGGTTGAAACAATGCGTTTGTTCCTATCCGGGTGTTTAACGGCCAGCTCTTTTTCCTGTAATGAGTTACCAGCCTGAATGTCCGCTACAAACTGTTCGTAAGCTTGCGGGTCTTGATACAAATCGGCCAATGGATAGCCTTTCATCTGCTGCCAGGTCCTTCCATGCAATTTCTCAGCAGCATGATTCCAAGAGAGGATATTTCTCTCTTTATCTGCCATAATAATCGCATCTGGAAGCTGATCATTAAACTCTCTAAGCCCGTGCATTATCTTAGTGGTCTCTTCCAGCCGTCTGGCAAGTCTCATAGTTATTTCATGAGCAATGGGTGGATATTTAAATAATACATTCTTAATCTGATCAGCAGGGACCTTGATGGCTTCTACCTCTTTAAACGCCTTGATTGTAGCTGTCCTTTTTGATCCGAACAGGTAGGACAGCTCGCCTGCAGTGGTACCGGTATCAGCTAGCTCCGCAATCTTTTTGTCACCTTTATAAACCTCAAGTCTGCCACTTTTCAGGATGTACATATCCTGAGAATAATCTCCTTCGAGAAATAGTGTTTCCCCTGATGCATATTTTTTAGCATATTGTTGCATGTCCGGCTGGTTAATGATATCCAGCATTTTTTCTTCCATTTTACTCTCCAGCTAAAGCGCTATGAATAGCGATTCCAATCTCTTTTGACAATTCAGCCATGGCAAGGCTCATGGCCTGGGCAAGAGCCAATGGGTTCTTCTCTTTACACCTCTCTTTTACTGAAAAACTTCGCTGAAATATAACTCTTTTGTCGGCATCCGGTTCCCTGGCGACCTGTAAGGTCACGCTTATACTTAGCAGGGCTTCCCAGCCATCATTCGAATCTAACTCAAGAAATTTATCCACTACGCCTTCTACAGTATGCGTGTGTGCGCTTCCACTGGTGGGTGGGATGACTGCCTTGAATAAGCCGCTCTCTTTAAGGTCCCTGGAGAGAAAGTAAGTCACAAACTCTGCCGGCTTTACCCTCCACTTATGATAAAAATATGGTGTACGCTTAAATTGTTGATTGCTATAAATGATTTTAACAGTGTTATAAACTGGCGCAGCACTGAAAAATTTAATCTTCAGAATTGTTGATTTCCGCTTAGGAGTATCGTCCTTATCAGAGGATATTGCATCATACTCAAGAGTATAATATTCAAACTTTGTATTTGGTTGCTTCAGTGATACACAACCACAAAAGGCAAATGAAAATAGTGTCAAAATAATAATAAAACGCACCTTATTCCTCCGATAATATCTACTTAATATTCTTTTCAAACTCTTTTTCTATTGGCGGTTCACTGAAAAGTAGTTGCGATGGCTGAATAGAAACCTGTTCCAGTGTCTGGTCCAGGCTACTACTTGCTTTCTCCAGATATTGTCCGACTACAAGGATGTAACGGCTGAGGTTTGCAACCTCAGCCTCTGTTCTGGCTATCAGTCCTGAAGCATTTGCCATAAGACTGTTCGTATTACGAAAGACTTCGTTTAGAGATCCTATACTCTTTTCAATGCCGGTGACGACCTTATCCCATCTTTCCGGATCAAAATTTTTATTTATGTCAGTTAATGAGGTTCTTATATCACCTGAAATACCTTTAGCATCAAAATCCTGTAAAGCCTGGTCCAGATGATGTAATGTAACTTTTAAACTATCAGATATGTCGACGATATCTAAAGCATTAAGTTTCTTTATGATATCATCTGCGCTGCGAAACAACTCGCTGATATTTGATGGCCTTGATGCCAGTACACGGTACTCTGTGGGAAATTTCAGATCCGGGGAACTTGCTTCTACAGAATCACTCATAAGGTCAAGTTCAATAAATTTGCTTCCAGTAATGCCCACGGCCTTTTGCTGGGCAACCATATTCTCCTCAAGAGTGATATCAGCTTCTATCTTCAGAACAACCTCTATTAATTTTGAATCGGGAGCAAGTGATATGCGTTCAATATGGCCAATAGCCACACCTCTGTATTTTACCGGAGAATCTATCTTAAGACCCTGGACAGATTCATTAAAATAGACGGCATAAAATTGCCCCTTTTCGAGAAAACGATTCATCCCCAGAAAAATAATGGTTATCACGGCAAGAGAGATACCTGCGGCAATGAATAGTCCGACAAAAAATTTAGCTTTCTGATTAATCATAGTTTAAAACTGACGGGTTTTTAAATTAAACAAATTTTTCCAGGTGCTTAGCTGCATCACTATAAAACTGAATTATATAAAATCACCTTAAACAATGAGAGGGTTAAATTAACAATATATCATTATTCTTATTCAATTTCACGATTGAAAAACTGTCTGACAAATAGATTCTGGCTGTTATCACGTAAATAGTGAGGCGATCCTTCTGCAATTATCTTTTTGACCCTTTTATCAAGCATGATAACCCGATGTGCAACCGAAAATATACTGGGCAGTTCATGAGTAACAATTATCATGGTTGTATTGTAACTACGGTTAAGACGAATAATCAACTGGTCAAGCTCTGCTGACGTTACAGGATCGAGCCCGGCAGATGGCTCATCAAAAAACAGGATCTTCGGATTAAGCGCCATTGCACGTGCGAGGCCGGCTCGTTTTCTCATCCCGCCACTGATCTCTGACGGCAGATGATTCTCATACCCGGTCAGACTTACCTGAGCAAGTTTCATTTTTACTATATTATCAATAGAAGAAGCAGGCAAATCCGTATGTTCCTGCATTGGCAGCGCAACATTTTCAGCTACTGTCATTGATCCAAAGAGCGCACCACTCTGAAAAAGTATACCACACTCATGTAAAACCTGATGAAGATTGCCTCCCGTACCAGCCGTAATATCAATTCCATTAATTAAAATGTTTCCGGCCATAGGCTGATTAAGTCCAATGAGATGTTTGAGTAGCGTGGACTTGCCACAGCCACTCCCACCAAGGATTACAAATATCTCACCTTCGTATACTTCAAAATTAATATGGTTTAGTATTACATCCTGCCCATAACCTGCCACCATTTCCACAACTTTAATAGCAACTTTTTTTTCTTCTGCCTTCATATTGATCATTGTTTTATTGTGATTTACAAATTTCTTCTTTTTTCCTAACTTTAACCACTTTTGTTCACTTCACACTTTCTGTCTCCGTAAGAATACACGTCGTGCTGGCGAACGGCACCGCAGTCGGGTAGGCACTTATTTAAACTCTGTCCATCAACCATTCCAATACCTGAGTATAACCACAAGAAGCGAGTCACTCAGGACAATCAGAAAAATGCTGCTTACCACTGCAGACGTAGTTGCTTTTCCTACTCCTGAGGCGCCGCCCTTTACCTGAAAGCCCTTAAGACATCCCGTCCAGGAGATGAGAAGAGCAAAAATTCCACTCTTGAACACCCCCCAGAATACATCAAAAAGCGTAAGGGTGTTGATAGTCTGGTTTGTATAACCACTGACGGTCAGGTCAAGCATTGTAACTCCTACAAGCAAACCTCCGGCAATAGCAAACAGATCTGAAAAAAGGGTTAATATTGGCACCACCAGGCAGGCGGCAAACATGCGTGGCAGTACAAGAAAGAAATTCGGGTTAATATTCATGGTAGATAATGCATCTACCTCTTCCGATATTTTCATGGTACCTATTTCAGCGGCAAAGGAGGAACCGGAACGACCGGCCACAATTATGGCTGTCATAATTGGGCCCAATTCACGTGTCATCGAAATACCGACAAGCGAAGCGACGTAAATATTAGCGCCAAACTGCTGGAGTTGTACTGATGACATGAATGCCATGATCAGGCCCAGGAGAAAGCTTATCAAGCTGACAATGGGTAATGCGTCCAGTCCGACACGTTTCATATTTTCAATTGTATCGTTAAAGCGTAAGGAACCTGGGCTTCGCAAAAACCTTAGAAAAGAGAAACATGTATCACCAAGAAACGTGAGTATATATCTTATTTCATTACCAACATTAAATACGGAGTTGCCCAGATTGGCAAAAAGGTTATAGGATGTTTTATGTGCAGTAATAGATTGTTGGCCTAACACATCAAAATTATGCATAGTAAGAATTTCATTGACCCTTTCAGGAATGTTTACCAGAGAGTAATTGCCACGCATATTACCCATTATTTTCTTTAGTTCCACCAGTACAGATACTCCATAGTCATCAAGATCGTTTAGCTTTTCCAGGTCAATTACCAGGCTATCCGGTTTGCGGGTCCGCAACAGAGTGTTGAACTCCTTTATCAGTAGTGCTGCGTTACTAACATCCAGCCTCCCCTTAAAATGGATGGCCAACTTGTCAGAACTCTCCTTGCTGAAGGTATAGAAACTGGTAAGATTTTTGCTCAAAATAGTCATCTTGTTTCAATGATACTGTTTGGTTGTATGGATATATTTTCTTACGGTACGTCGATCAAGTTTTGTCTTTCTTGCAACTTCCTCATAGGTCCCACAGCGTTGATATATGTCAAACAACAAAGCTATACGCATGATTTCTCTCTTTTCACCGGTGTATGATCCCAGGTCGCCTCTTCCTTCCATTTCAATCTGTTTTATTCGGTCCGCTACAGAGTTGATCATTTTTCGTAATAACTGTTCCCCGGAAAGGTTCTTGATTCCGGCAATTTTTCTGTTAAGCTCTTGTCGTCTCAAGCTAAAAGGGTTAATAAAAGCAGTTTCCTTTAAAGTTGAGAAAAAATCCTTTTCTTCCGTATTAAGTACTTTCATAGAAATTCCAATATTATAACACTTCGACTCGGCCATGCGTGACGACACACTGGACCAAGCTGAAGAATAGTCTTTAGTTGCCCAACGCCTTAATTGATTTATATTTAATATTCAATTAATGTACATGGCATATACACAAAATGTCAACAACATAGTTAATAACTTTTTGTACATTTTACCTGAAAACACATAAAATTTTATAAACCATAGCTTTATCAAAACAGCACACCTTTGGCACATCATATGCCTATAAAAGTAAGAAAGAAAAGAGTATCCTTAAATATTATTTCAGCTAACTTATTTTAATGAAACAGATTAAAGTAATAATAATTACCATGATCATGGTTTTTTCAATACAAAATACAATCCCAATTCACCCCTGTGCTGAAACAAATAGAGAATGCGTTATTATTCTCCATGGTCTGGGAAGAACGAAAAATTCAATGAAGCGACTAGAGAGATCTTTGGTTAAAGCCAACTACATTGTCTGGAACAACTCATACCCGTCAAGGTCGGAAAGAATTGAAAAGCTGGCGGTAGAACATATTCAAAAGGGTCTGTCATTTTGTAATAAAGCAGAAGCGAAAACAATTCATTTTGTCACACACTCTCTGGGTGGCATAATGGTCAGGTATTACCTCCAGGACCATAAAATTGAAAATCTTGGAAAAATTGTAATGCTAAGCCCTCCCAACAAAGGAAGTGAAGTGGCCGATTTTCTTAAAGACAGATATCTGTACAAATTAATTATGGGACCAGCGGGACAACAGCTGGGAACAGGACCTGACAGTTTGCCAGGATCAATGAGGACTACTGATGCACGTATCGGGATTATTACCGGAAACAAGACCCTGGACCCATGGTTTTCACCCTTGATACCGGGACCGGATGATGGCAAAGTATCTGTCGAAAATGCAAAATTGCAGGAAATGTCTGACTTCTTAGTCGT
Coding sequences:
- a CDS encoding thioredoxin family protein translates to MVLLKSINVPLGTKAIDFCLKGIDGETHSLADYDEKAILVIIIMCNHCPYVQAVDDRLVQLQKKFAEKNVQFVGINPNDGVKYPEDNFENMVKRAKEKGYNFPYLRDEDQSVAKKYQAQCTPDIYVYNKERELCYHGQIDDNWQEPEKATSHDLNDAIEALLEGNKPSSNQYPSMGCSIKWKG
- a CDS encoding cyclic nucleotide-binding domain-containing protein is translated as MEEKMLDIINQPDMQQYAKKYASGETLFLEGDYSQDMYILKSGRLEVYKGDKKIAELADTGTTAGELSYLFGSKRTATIKAFKEVEAIKVPADQIKNVLFKYPPIAHEITMRLARRLEETTKIMHGLREFNDQLPDAIIMADKERNILSWNHAAEKLHGRTWQQMKGYPLADLYQDPQAYEQFVADIQAGNSLQEKELAVKHPDRNKRIVSTSTTVLYDGHHNVEGFIFLSRDVTDIKDLEKKYKRMRRWLIPSILFFCVAMISLFFTFPYLSRGNRILDYKKDTFEVRIIQSSQNIANDIAAYLATGNFTAVNVMMQIYFENENPEHYGIIGLALLNRDKKVVSAYSSKKRDRAAAIIGSSYSGIKFKGDEKAAYKILTLFRADKKHRMGAKGLEIAYEIRGEDGEITNWLIYQLDMEILEREYGIDTKILSRLDFQKE
- a CDS encoding ABC-type transport auxiliary lipoprotein family protein, whose translation is MRFIIILTLFSFAFCGCVSLKQPNTKFEYYTLEYDAISSDKDDTPKRKSTILKIKFFSAAPVYNTVKIIYSNQQFKRTPYFYHKWRVKPAEFVTYFLSRDLKESGLFKAVIPPTSGSAHTHTVEGVVDKFLELDSNDGWEALLSISVTLQVAREPDADKRVIFQRSFSVKERCKEKNPLALAQAMSLAMAELSKEIGIAIHSALAGE
- a CDS encoding MlaD family protein, which produces MINQKAKFFVGLFIAAGISLAVITIIFLGMNRFLEKGQFYAVYFNESVQGLKIDSPVKYRGVAIGHIERISLAPDSKLIEVVLKIEADITLEENMVAQQKAVGITGSKFIELDLMSDSVEASSPDLKFPTEYRVLASRPSNISELFRSADDIIKKLNALDIVDISDSLKVTLHHLDQALQDFDAKGISGDIRTSLTDINKNFDPERWDKVVTGIEKSIGSLNEVFRNTNSLMANASGLIARTEAEVANLSRYILVVGQYLEKASSSLDQTLEQVSIQPSQLLFSEPPIEKEFEKNIK
- a CDS encoding ABC transporter ATP-binding protein codes for the protein MKAEEKKVAIKVVEMVAGYGQDVILNHINFEVYEGEIFVILGGSGCGKSTLLKHLIGLNQPMAGNILINGIDITAGTGGNLHQVLHECGILFQSGALFGSMTVAENVALPMQEHTDLPASSIDNIVKMKLAQVSLTGYENHLPSEISGGMRKRAGLARAMALNPKILFFDEPSAGLDPVTSAELDQLIIRLNRSYNTTMIIVTHELPSIFSVAHRVIMLDKRVKKIIAEGSPHYLRDNSQNLFVRQFFNREIE
- a CDS encoding MlaE family lipid ABC transporter permease subunit — protein: MSKNLTSFYTFSKESSDKLAIHFKGRLDVSNAALLIKEFNTLLRTRKPDSLVIDLEKLNDLDDYGVSVLVELKKIMGNMRGNYSLVNIPERVNEILTMHNFDVLGQQSITAHKTSYNLFANLGNSVFNVGNEIRYILTFLGDTCFSFLRFLRSPGSLRFNDTIENMKRVGLDALPIVSLISFLLGLIMAFMSSVQLQQFGANIYVASLVGISMTRELGPIMTAIIVAGRSGSSFAAEIGTMKISEEVDALSTMNINPNFFLVLPRMFAACLVVPILTLFSDLFAIAGGLLVGVTMLDLTVSGYTNQTINTLTLFDVFWGVFKSGIFALLISWTGCLKGFQVKGGASGVGKATTSAVVSSIFLIVLSDSLLVVILRYWNG
- a CDS encoding esterase/lipase family protein — encoded protein: MKQIKVIIITMIMVFSIQNTIPIHPCAETNRECVIILHGLGRTKNSMKRLERSLVKANYIVWNNSYPSRSERIEKLAVEHIQKGLSFCNKAEAKTIHFVTHSLGGIMVRYYLQDHKIENLGKIVMLSPPNKGSEVADFLKDRYLYKLIMGPAGQQLGTGPDSLPGSMRTTDARIGIITGNKTLDPWFSPLIPGPDDGKVSVENAKLQEMSDFLVVESSHAFIMKNTLVINQVKYFLKHGFFER